One Lagenorhynchus albirostris chromosome 8, mLagAlb1.1, whole genome shotgun sequence genomic region harbors:
- the FEZF1 gene encoding fez family zinc finger protein 1 isoform X2, protein MDSSCHNATAKMLATAPARGNMMNTSKPLAFSIERIMARTPEPKALPVPHFLQGAVPKGDPKHSLHLNSSIPCMIPFVPVAYDTSPKAGMTGSEPRKASLEAPAAPAEAPAAPAFSCSDLLNCALTLKGDLARDALPLQQYKLPKTYLAERNKLVVPAVEKYPSGVAFKDLSQAQLQHYMKESAQLLSEKIAFKTSDFSRGSPHTKPKVFTCEVCGKVFNAHYNLTRHMPVHTGARPFVCKVCGKGFRQASTLCRHKIIHTQEKPHKCNQCGKAFNRSSTLNTHTRIHAGYKPFVCEFCGKGFHQKGNYKNHKLTHSGEKQFKCNICNKAFHQIYNLTFHMHTHNDKKPFTCPTCGKGFCRNFDLKKHVRKLHDSGLGLPCTSAGEPGADPSPPLQQPLPAPLPPPGPLQPGLPPGHQ, encoded by the exons ATGGACAGTAGCTGCCACAACGCGACTGCCAAAATGTTAGCGACCGCTCCGGCCCGGGGCAACATGATGAACACCTCCAAACCCTTGGCTTTCTCCATCGAAAGAATCATGGCACGCACCCCCGAGCCCAAAGCCCTGCCCGTCCCCCACTTCCTGCAGGGAGCCGTGCCCAAGGGGGACCCCAAGCACTCTCTGCATCTTAACTCGTCGATCCCCTGCATGATCCCCTTCGTGCCCGTGGCGTACGACACGAGCCCTAAGGCGGGAATGACGGGCTCGGAGCCGCGGAAGGCGAGCCTGGAGGCTCCGGCTGCACCTGCAGAAGCGCCCGCGGCGCCCGCGTTCAGCTGCAGCGACCTGCTCAACTGCGCGCTGACTCTCAAGGGCGACCTGGCCCGCGACGCGCTCCCGCTGCAGCAGTACAAGCTG CCAAAAACGTATTTAGCCGAAAGGAATAAACTGGTGGTCCCGGCGGTGGAGAAGTACCCCTCGGGAGTAGCTTTCAAAGACTTGTCCCAGGCTCAGCTGCAGCATTACATGAAAGAAAGCGCCCAGCTCCTGTCGGAAAAAATAGCGTTCAAAACCTCTGACTTCAGCCGCGGCTCTCCTCATACCAAGCCCAAAGTTTTCACTTGCGAAGTGTGTGGAAAG GTCTTTAACGCGCACTATAACTTAACCCGTCACATGCCGGTGCACACAGGAGCCAGACCCTTCGTCTGCAAAGTTTGTGGAAAGGGCTTCCGGCAAGCCAGCACCCTGTGCAGGCACAAGATCATTCACACCCAG GAAAAACCTCATAAATGTAACCAGTGTGGCAAAGCATTTAATAGAAGTTCTACTTTAAACACGCATACCCGAATACACGCAGGCTACAAACCATTTGTGTGTGAATTCTGTGGCAAAGGATTTCATCAAAAAG GGAATTACAAAAACCACAAGCTGACCCACAGCGGGGAGAAGCAGTTCAAGTGCAATATCTGCAACAAGGCTTTCCACCAGATTTACAACCTCACATTCCACATGCACACCCACAATGACAAGAAGCCCTTCACCTGCCCCACGTGCGGCAAGGGCTTCTGCAGGAACTTTGACCTCAAGAAGCACGTCCGCAAGCTGCACGACAGCGGCCTGGGGCTGCCCTGCACCTCTGCTGGGGAGCCGGGAGCGGACCCGTCCCCCCCTCTACAGCAGCCGCTGCCCGCGCCGCTGCCGCCCCCTGGGCCCCTGCAGCCTGGGCTCCCCCCGGGCCACCAGTGA
- the FEZF1 gene encoding fez family zinc finger protein 1 isoform X1 — MDSSCHNATAKMLATAPARGNMMNTSKPLAFSIERIMARTPEPKALPVPHFLQGAVPKGDPKHSLHLNSSIPCMIPFVPVAYDTSPKAGMTGSEPRKASLEAPAAPAEAPAAPAFSCSDLLNCALTLKGDLARDALPLQQYKLVRPRVVNHSSFHAMGALCYLNRGDGPCHPAAGVNIHPVASYFLSSPLHPQPKTYLAERNKLVVPAVEKYPSGVAFKDLSQAQLQHYMKESAQLLSEKIAFKTSDFSRGSPHTKPKVFTCEVCGKVFNAHYNLTRHMPVHTGARPFVCKVCGKGFRQASTLCRHKIIHTQEKPHKCNQCGKAFNRSSTLNTHTRIHAGYKPFVCEFCGKGFHQKGNYKNHKLTHSGEKQFKCNICNKAFHQIYNLTFHMHTHNDKKPFTCPTCGKGFCRNFDLKKHVRKLHDSGLGLPCTSAGEPGADPSPPLQQPLPAPLPPPGPLQPGLPPGHQ; from the exons ATGGACAGTAGCTGCCACAACGCGACTGCCAAAATGTTAGCGACCGCTCCGGCCCGGGGCAACATGATGAACACCTCCAAACCCTTGGCTTTCTCCATCGAAAGAATCATGGCACGCACCCCCGAGCCCAAAGCCCTGCCCGTCCCCCACTTCCTGCAGGGAGCCGTGCCCAAGGGGGACCCCAAGCACTCTCTGCATCTTAACTCGTCGATCCCCTGCATGATCCCCTTCGTGCCCGTGGCGTACGACACGAGCCCTAAGGCGGGAATGACGGGCTCGGAGCCGCGGAAGGCGAGCCTGGAGGCTCCGGCTGCACCTGCAGAAGCGCCCGCGGCGCCCGCGTTCAGCTGCAGCGACCTGCTCAACTGCGCGCTGACTCTCAAGGGCGACCTGGCCCGCGACGCGCTCCCGCTGCAGCAGTACAAGCTGGTAAGGCCGCGGGTGGTCAACCATTCTTCCTTCCACGCCATGGGAGCCCTGTGCTACCTGAATCGAGGTGACGGCCCGTGCCACCCGGCGGCCGGCGTTAACATCCACCCGGTGGCCTCCTACTTCCTCAGTTCCCCTTTGCACCCGCAGCCAAAAACGTATTTAGCCGAAAGGAATAAACTGGTGGTCCCGGCGGTGGAGAAGTACCCCTCGGGAGTAGCTTTCAAAGACTTGTCCCAGGCTCAGCTGCAGCATTACATGAAAGAAAGCGCCCAGCTCCTGTCGGAAAAAATAGCGTTCAAAACCTCTGACTTCAGCCGCGGCTCTCCTCATACCAAGCCCAAAGTTTTCACTTGCGAAGTGTGTGGAAAG GTCTTTAACGCGCACTATAACTTAACCCGTCACATGCCGGTGCACACAGGAGCCAGACCCTTCGTCTGCAAAGTTTGTGGAAAGGGCTTCCGGCAAGCCAGCACCCTGTGCAGGCACAAGATCATTCACACCCAG GAAAAACCTCATAAATGTAACCAGTGTGGCAAAGCATTTAATAGAAGTTCTACTTTAAACACGCATACCCGAATACACGCAGGCTACAAACCATTTGTGTGTGAATTCTGTGGCAAAGGATTTCATCAAAAAG GGAATTACAAAAACCACAAGCTGACCCACAGCGGGGAGAAGCAGTTCAAGTGCAATATCTGCAACAAGGCTTTCCACCAGATTTACAACCTCACATTCCACATGCACACCCACAATGACAAGAAGCCCTTCACCTGCCCCACGTGCGGCAAGGGCTTCTGCAGGAACTTTGACCTCAAGAAGCACGTCCGCAAGCTGCACGACAGCGGCCTGGGGCTGCCCTGCACCTCTGCTGGGGAGCCGGGAGCGGACCCGTCCCCCCCTCTACAGCAGCCGCTGCCCGCGCCGCTGCCGCCCCCTGGGCCCCTGCAGCCTGGGCTCCCCCCGGGCCACCAGTGA